The sequence AAAATGTGAgccaaaaaacaataaaaactaacaAGGCCAAAGATGATGGTGACTCCTATGTCATAACCATAAGGCAGTGCACCTACTGCATCCAGCAGGAAGCTAATGAGGATGAGCTGGAAGGTGAATGCATAGACAAACCAGGCAACATTTAGAAACAGTGCCGCCACTGTCACTAAACAGTTAAACAGCATGAAGCAGATGATCCCGACGGCCACATTAAAGCCTCTGGTATCACCGTACAGACCTCCGTATCGTGTCAACCCCCACACTGTCCACATCACCCCGTAGACTATAAAAACTGTGCTCTCAAAGGTTTTACCCCGAGAGAAAGCAACCGAGCCGCAGAGCAGCTGAAGTGCCCCACCAGCCACCACCACCCAGGGCAGAACCAGCACAGACAGAGGATTTCTGTCACCAATTGTGGCTGTGACAGCAAAAGCAGCCAGTACACTGCAGGCGTAGCCTAACACTTCTGCGTCTGCATATTTGGAGTAGCCCAGGTGAGGTGCATGGAGCTCTTTATCATGGGCTCTGAGAGTGAGACCCCGCGTCCTGGTTACTAAAGCCTTGAAATAGCCCTGCCCTGTGGGAATCATTTTAGTGGAGACCATATTGAATGCGGTAATTAAAAGCATGATGGCAGAGGCTACAAATATAGCTGCCTGTACTCCCTGAGTGCCTCCTTGGAAGAAGCCTCGAGGCTGGGCTGCAATGGCGATACAATACGCTGAAAAGAACAACTGGTAGAACCCCTCCAGCAAACTCTTCTGACAACTAAACAGAGCCAGGATGAAGAAAAGCACAGAGAAGACGACAGGGAAGGGAACCGGGGAGAAAGGCTCCACTTTGTAGAATGATAGGAGAGCACTGTAGCCCTCTGCAAATCTCAGGAGAGCAGTGAAGCCGTAAAAAGTAGCAGCTAGTGTGTCCATGGCTCGGTAGAAGAGGACACACATGCCAAGCTGGAAGACTCCAGCTGTCCACAGCCAGGGGACGTGACCGACAAAGAGCTGAGGGACCACACCTAACAGAGGACAGGCTAACACAGAGGCTGAAAGTAAGTTCATCACCAGACCCACTGACACTGCATCACTACACTCCTGCTTCTGCCCTGTTTTCAGCTCATCTTTTCTCTTCAGGCCAGTTCCTGGAGGTTCCACTTTACCATGAGTGACGATGGACAGCAGAcgtccaaaaccaaaataaacacCCACCAGACAGACAAGGAGGTAGTTAGCAGCTGTGGCAGACTGGCCGAAACCTGAAGCTGACAGACCGGCAATTTGGTGGGCACAAGCTAAGCTAATGCAGACAGCTATGAGACACAGAACTACTTTCTTTACCACAAGTGCCACATTGCCTATGAGGAGCAGGGCTAATGTAAACGCTGCCAGGCCGGGGATCAAAGAGGATCTTAGCTCTGTGGGCTTTAGCACCCCCTGCCCTGCCAGGATGTACACCAGGCCTGAACCAcaccacagagcagagatagtcagacacacagaggaaaacagctgGGCGTGGGACAAACTGCGACGGATACCTGAGAGGTAAACAGTTAACAGGGAGCAAATTAAGTTTTTTCATGCATAAATACAAATCTCTAATtaataaatttttaaaattagtGATGACTAAACTCAAAACAAACCTGCATAAGCTAAGAGGGCAGCGATGATGAGGAGCAGAATCCCCAGTGCAGTATGGGGGATGAAGTCTTTTTCAGGAGAGCTGGCATAGTTGTTCACCAAAAGCAGGAGAGAACCTAAAGGTCagaacaagttttttttagacATCTTGATAAGAATTAAGCAGATGATTTTGTTTCCTCCTACAGTAAGCAGAATTAAGTGAAATGTTTCCCAGTTTAGATTTTCTCACGTTTCCATATTTTATGCAGTTAATCATGAACTTAATACTAGTTCTGCCACATTTctaaatttgtattttgtagTTGGCAAGAGTATGGATTTCCTAATGCTGTGAGTGGACAGCAGAGGTTTTAGTATTATTcaacatatttaacacacaaGGACTACCAACTGACAAGAATAAACTATAACCATCATAACAAAAtattaacttatttcttctcaaaacattattagttatgtaattaatgtcatctgaaaaaaagaaacagattattattatttcaggaaagttacagttaatttgcatgttgtgtaaaacaaaaatatatacttttctttgACATAAATCGCAGCTTTTATTccaagtacaatctttccacaaagccttcaaaataactgacagagagcaaagtcattaggaacaaactgattgacaaagtcataaaaaattggaataatagaataaaacacctgtgagatatgacaaaaagtacaCCTCTGGATTGAGGTTAAACTTACACAACATGTAACTTTTACCAACTTAAGATAtaactttacttttatcttACATTTCCGCATGATATTAGTTTTAGAGAAGGCAACTAAAatgatattgtgttttgtaGCCCTGAGAAGGACTGTTAGTCACAGCCCAACTGTTGCAGTGGGGAAAAATGAACGAAAAAACAAACTGACGCATGTAAATACAACTTACCGCCAGAGATGCCCAGTATGCCCACGGACACATGCAGTGAGCTGAGTTGAGCCATAGCAGGAGCGACACTCAGCAGATGTGAGGATGCAGTCTTTATACAGTCGTGAGTGACGTCAGCACacgaaaacaaacagaaaaagctGCACAGGTCCGCCTTGTGTCGACTACACCCATTGAGTTTCCGTATTGCCTGTAACTCAAAATTAGACAACCGTCATAACTCGCCTAATTCACCTATATAGACTATTTTGTTGGTTCCCAGCATTATTATGGCCAACCTAAACTATAATTTCGTCCAAATACCAGTACTATCCCTCTTGTTTTAGGCTGCACCTGCACCTGTAAAAAACTGAATGATCTCGGTAAtttatttttccacacaaatactttttttccacacaaatacacaaatactcCCTACGATGTAAATAAGATCTACAACCAGAATATACCCTAGTATGCACCTTTTATTTTATCAGTAAATTCAGTCTTACCCTACGTTAATTTATAGCTATTTTAAATTAGTGATACATTTATTCACATACCTATATCTTATCGACATGCAAGTTAGACCAATACGTTTGAAAATTGGCTTTAGAAAACTTTTACACTTCTCATCCACATAGCTTTGAATGTAACCCAATTAAAAATTAACCATGTAGTTGACATGCGTTGTCATCATTACAGCAGTcttactgaaaacaaaatttgCTAGAGAGGAATGACTCATCATTTTAACTGCAACAATAACCACTTTAATTCAGCCCTGTTCCTGGTTCCTTAAACAAACATGATGTCAGCCTTTTGGACAGCAGGCTGTgggaggagacaggagaggcAGGCAGGACTATAAAGTGTCTGCCTCAGGAGTTCAGCCCGTACACTTCTACTGAACAGCAGGATCACACAGTGAAGAGCCAGGCCACCTACATATATACCTGTCCAAGGTGAGTGAATCTATCCACACTGTCTCTACTTCTGTTTTTTATACTTAACAAACACCTTTTCTTTATATATGAGaaacagtttgtatttaaggaATAATCTCTTGGAGTAACTGTGAAGTAGTGCTGCAAACTGCATGAGTGAAATGGTGAAATGCTTAATAAGTATAATATATTTACCTCCAagtattatatttattcataccacctggcagcagcagcactccTGAGACTCCTCTGCCACCTGactttatgatttttttatgtgcagTGTGAAACTCAGCGGTTCAAATGCAGCTGATATgagacaggaaaaacaaacaggagaccgacattttatgatgtgaaaCTAGGGAAGCGCGATGAAGTCTGTCGTGTAAATATCTTTAGTTCTAGGTTATACAtatgtgctttgtgtgtctgttttacaGGAACCATGGTGAAGCGTGTTGCAGTTATTCTCTCAGGCTGTGGAGTCTATGATGGCACAGAGGTCCACGAGGCCTCCGCTGTCCTCGTCCATCTGAGTCGTGCCGGAGCAGAAGTAAGGCCACGTCTGCAGGACAAAAAAACCAAGTGACCATGTTACAGTATAGTTGTCTTATGTCATGGCAGACAGGATTTACTCCAGTTCACACTTTGCTCTacttttctttccatttttcattaaaagaaCTGTTGTAACCCTGACCCACTGAGATACGGTTAACAGCTTTGGAAAGACTGACACATTACAATACTACAGAGCTACAGAGGCTGTTGGCCCATCCATCTGAtgtgtaatgtttatttatttgttgtttatttcccTCCTGATGCTCCTCAGGTGAAGATGTTTGCTCCAAATGTAGCTCAGATGCATGTTGTAAACCACTGTGAGGGGAAACctacagaggagaaaagaaacgTCCTGCAAGAAAGTGCCCGTATTGCCCGGGGTGACGTGACTGATCTGGCCAAGTTGGATGTTTCAGCATTTGATGCTGCCATCATCCCAGGTGAGACTGAGTCAGTTGTACATAGAgtataatattttacatttagcacttttatatttcttttttcaccTTCACTTTTGAGATATGCTACATGCTACTTGAGTATGTTCTTGTTTAGGGGGTTTTGGTGTGGCCAAGAACCTGAGTGACTGGGCAGTGAAGAATAAGGACTGCACCGTCCAGCCACAACTGGAGAAGATCATCAAGGCTTTCCACAAAGCCGGAAAGCCGCTGGGCATGTGCTGCATCTCCCCCGTCCTCGCTGCCAAAGTCCTGCCTGGCTGCGAGCTCACTTTGGGACAGGACAAAGAGTGTGAAAAGTGCGTGAACACatgattatttttcatcatcagATGTCAGTGGATACTGAAATGTGCAACCTAAGGTTCTAACATTCTCTCTCTTGTCCTCTTCAGGTGGCCATATGCCCAGACAGCCGGGGCTGTAAAGACGATGGGCTGCAAACATGTGAATACAGATGTGGAGCAAGCTCACGTTGATGTCAAAAATAAGCTGGTCACCACCAGTGCCTTCATGTGCAACGCTCCCATTCATAAAGTTTTTGATGGAGTAGGTGCCATGGTGAGAGAGACACTTGGCTTAAGTCACTAAAGACTATTTGTATGTATTGACTTTAAACCCAGTTCTCTGTGATTTTCTGTACAAGCATTGTGTTTAATATCAAGTTACACCACTTATATCAGAGCATTCATCTAATGTTAcatatataatgtgttgttttgagaTTTTCAATAAATGTTGCACTGCAAATTACACATTTGCaatcatttatctttattataataaaacaatggTAATCACAAAATATCTACAACTTAActttctgtgattttctatACAAGCACTGGGTTTTAGATTAAGCTATGTCTGAGCATTTCACTGCTGTCGTCAATTGTAAggttttcaataaaaaaaaacgaGTTAATATGCAAATTGCAGTacagcatttattttcttatttattcttagaaaaaataaaatggaaatgacacatttcataAGAAAATATGCAACACTGTAAAaacgtgtttgtgtttgaaccTAACATGGAATAAAGCAGTTTTTTCCACAGGTTATCTAAATTTTAAGCCCACTGAAGTGTCACTTTATGGCAGTGTTGCTTTTATccgtctcgggtgatccgatcacaagtggacagctttacgtacgtctgtttacacctggcattaacatgcgtctccacatgcgtcctAGTGACCATTTGAGATCGGATCTgacttccccgctctatatgcaaataaacacggacatcTCGGACATTTCCGTTTGCAATCGGTCGTTATTAACCGGCGGGAGGACCGGGTGTCcgctccgtccaaagctgtgttcaacttgtttgatgataacaggataaataaatatacaatgcagtgtgtgtgtatagtgagagagagagttataTGCAGCGATCTTCCCGCAGCTGCTTCTCTCcctgtgcgcatttacgcacaagACACAGCAGCCTAACTTCAtcggatcggtcaggatctaatgttaattaatgttctgtgttcttctacacatccaataggTCAAGTTTTTACACACACGGTCCAGGTTCATACTGTTTGGCGTAAAGCAGctgtcctcctgataaatcctgagctcatcaTGTCGAGCAGCgcagaaaaactaaaaactgtagttatcaacttgacaggacagagggaACTATTCAGcaacgtttagcttctgaaatatttttttagacagacgAGCGAAAAACAAGTTAGTTTcttattttggtttaatttgtaTTCTAATTGTCGATTTGAAGAGGGAACTCGGTTAGGAGAACTGGAAAAACAGAGGTGGATtacgtttttaattcacataaaaaacaaaataatttgtttatcctaTTATAAAACAAGCTGAACAGCTTTGGGCGGAGGGTCCTGTGCCTAGTCTGccggaaaatagaggacgtctGAGACTGAGATTAATGCTTCTGCCTGTGTTTCATCTCTGAAAAGTGAAGACAcagtttgagttaaaaaaaaaaaaaaaaaaaaaaaaaaacttagcgGCGACTGGTGTGTGTCGAGCTCTCAAGTCGGTGTATTAATGACTGAGGCAAAGACTAAGTGCTCCCCCCACAGGCTATTCATCAGAAATAATTTTATCTATCTGAATACTGAATCTGCTCTGTTTTAACCATTGaagacaaaaactgtaaaattaacCTTACAATTCAGATACATAACATACAACCCATTCAATACATTGGTTTATATCTTGTACATCAGGCAAAAGCAGCATGTTGTTACCACCATAATCCTGGTTCAGTCTTTAAGAGGTTAACACATCTAACTTTGGAACACTGATTATACTACCACTGTGAAGGgggacattttatttatatcaaaattCATCAGTCTCTGAGATGGTAGGTTCACAGTTTTGTGCTTAAATCATGAATACACTCATTTCTACACATATAATCCAATTGATCAATTTGTTCTTGTGCTTGTGAATGTGCCCACATTTAGAACCACTCCTAACCAGGTTTACCAACAAACACCCAGTAGCCCACAGATATAATAATGGGCAAAATGATTCCTAAATTACAGATAGATCTACACAAACCAACTCTACTGttaaacatgtaataatgaATAGATTGTAAACTATTGTTTTTGAAGATGTGCATCACCATTTTTATTCGGAAAACAAGGTAATCATGTCTCTATAGGCTACCATTGATGCCTCAGTTTTGTTTCTCTAATGCTGCACCACGAAACACTTGGCCCCATTTACGAGATCCACATGATTTGTGTTGACATTCAGTGATAATAATGCATCATTATGGTTTGatactgttcattttaattggtTTGTCTAAGCCATGTATGTTTTCTGTTACAATGAAACTGTTAAAAAGTGCAACAATATACAGTTGTGTATCACCTGTCcccatctgtatttatttatctctgGACAAGCAAACTCTAAAATTGTCAAATACAACAGTTTGGTTTTCTTGCCACTGAAAGCTGTCCAGTCATACTGTAGATGTTTTCAAAAAAGAATGATATCAGGGTTTCCAATTTTCATGAATCTGGCGTGAGACACCCACTTTCAGGCTCTGGGTGCAAAGATAGAGTAACTAATGTTTAAgtaattaataatgaatgagTCATTACTATTTTTTTGCTGCTCAGCAGCTGCATCAGAGTTAATTATCCCCAACTCATGAAGAAAGTGGTCAGTATGATCTACTCACAGATATTAATGAACTGATCAGTACCTAATGATTCATTAATATAGCATCTCCCAGTCTGTTCTCTAGTAACTCATCATTATCTATTGCATAGTCCTCCATTAGGAGTTATTAGGGAAGTACttattaacaattaatcaattatcaggCCATTCTTGATTTGTTCCTCACTCGTTCCTTTGCAAAAGTTTGCACACTGtattgtaaagtgttaccattAAGGTTGTAGATATTTTGTGATTAccattgttttattataataaagataaatgattGCAAATGTGTAATTTGCAGTGCAACTTTTATTGAAAAtctcaaaacaacacattatacatataaCATTAGATGAATGCTCTGATATAAGTGGTGTAACTTGATATTAAACCCAATGCTTGTATAGAAAATCACAGAGAACTGGGTTTAAAGTCAATACATACAAATAGTCTTTAGTGACTTAAGCCAAGTGTCTCTCTCACCATGGCACCTACTCCATCAAAAACTTTATGAATGGGAGCATTGCACATGAAGGCACTGGTGGTGACCAGCTTATTTTTGACATCAACGTGAGCTTGCTCCACATCTGTATTCACATGTTTGCAGCCCATCGTCTTTACAGCCCCGGCTGTCTGGGCATATGGCCACCTGAAGAGGACAAGAGAGAGAATGTTAGAACCTTAGGTTGCACATTTCAGTATCCACTGACATctgatgatgaaaaataatcatGTGTTCACGCACTTTTCACACTCTTTGTCCTGTCCCAAAGTGAGCTCGCAGCCAGGCAGGACTTTGGCAGCGAGGACGGGGGAGATGCAGCACATGCCCAGCGGCTTTCCGGCTTTGTGGAAAGCCTTGATGATCTTCTCCAGTTGTGGCTGGACGGTGCAGTCCTTATTCTTCACTGCCCAGTCACTCAGGTTCTTGGCCACACCAAAACCCCCTAAACAAGAACACATTCAAGTAGCATGTAGCATATCTCAAAAGTGAAggtgaaaaaagaaatataaaagtgctaaatgtaaaatattatacCCTATGTACAACTGACTCAGTCTCACCTGGGATGATGGCAGCATCAAATGCTGAAACATCCAACTTGGCCAGATCAGTCACGTCACCCCGGGCAATACGGGCACTTTCTTGCAGGAcgtttcttttctcctctgtagGTTTCCCCTCACAGTGGTTTACAACATGCATCTGAGCTACATTTGGAGCAAACATCTTCACCTGAGGAGCATCAGGAgggaaataaacaacaaataaataaacattacacaTCAGATGGATGGGCCAACAGCCTCTGTAGCTCTGTAGTATTGTAATGTGTCAGTCTTTCCAAAGCTGTTAACCGTATCTCAGTGGGTCAGGGTTACAACAGttcttttaatgaaaaatggaaagaaaagtAGAGCAAAGTGTGAACTGGAGTAAATCCTGTCTGCCATGACATAAGACAACTATACTGTAACATGGTCACTTGGTTTTTTTGTCCTGCAGACGTGGCCTTACTTCTGCTCCGGCACGACTCAGATGGACGAGGACAGCGGAGGCCTCGTGGACCTCTGTGCCATCATAGACTCCACAGCCTGAGAGAATAACTGCAACACGCTTCACCATGGTTCCtgtaaaacagacacacaaagcacataTGTATAACCTAGAACTAAAGATATTTACACGACAGACTTCATCGCGCTTCCCTAGtttcacatcataaaatgtcggtctcctgtttgtttttcctgtctcATATCAGCTGCATTTGagtttcacattacacatgaaTAATTCACAAAGCCAGGTGACAGAGGAGTCTCAGGAGTGTTGCTGCTGCCAGGTAACACTGTTGACTATAGAGAACTAACAGGAAGAGGTTGGAGTTTGCTGAGCAAACCCTGCTGATATGAATAAATGCTGTACATGAAGATCAATATGTATCAGACACATATAAAGCATTTCCGTCATGCATTTTGCTGTGCTACTTTGCAGTTCATCCTAAGAGTATCGTCtacatttaacatgtttcttcCAAACATATAAAGCAATGGTGTTGGTAAATGTTAGATAGGAGAAGTAGAGACAGTGTGGATAGATTCACTCACCTTGGACAGGTATATATGTAGGTGGCCTGGCTCTTCACTATGTGCGATCCTGCTGTTCAGTAGAAGTATACGGGCTGAACTCCTGAGGCAGACACTTTATAGTCCCGCCTgtctctcctgtctcctcccACAGCCTGTTGTCCAAAAGGCTGATATCATGCATGTTCAAGGAACCAGGAAAACTGCTGGATTaaaatcatagactgtatagtGATGGACATAAAATAATGAGTCATACCTCTCAGATAACTTTGTTTTCAATGAACAATGGGACCGATATGATAACGATGACCCATTTAAACAACATGATTAGTTTTTTTGCAATCTTTCATTCAAAGTTGAGAATATTAAAATTTTGcaatatgttttgaaaatgttcaaaaggtacttttttaaataatattttgacagataaaaacataatttatgaaTAACCTatgactaaacaaacaaataaagaaagaatactTGTAAGTAAAATCCCTCATTTAAAATCCTggttaagtaaaagtatagagGTATTAACAGCTAGATTACTAAAGCAAAAGTAATAATTTTGCAGATTGGGCCCGATTTTCTGCAAAATCagcacttttactttagtactttacGGATTTATGATGTTGTATGATGAGGATgtaggatttttacttgtaattaagtatttttacattgtggtattgatacttttacttaggtggaggatctgagtacttcgTCCATCACTGCAGGTCACAAAAT comes from Thunnus maccoyii chromosome 8, fThuMac1.1, whole genome shotgun sequence and encodes:
- the LOC121901897 gene encoding uncharacterized protein LOC121901897, with the protein product MMSHSSLANFVFSKTAVMMTTHVNYMAIRKLNGCSRHKADLCSFFCLFSCADVTHDCIKTASSHLLSVAPAMAQLSSLHVSVGILGISGGSLLLLVNNYASSPEKDFIPHTALGILLLIIAALLAYAGIRRSLSHAQLFSSVCLTISALWCGSGLVYILAGQGVLKPTELRSSLIPGLAAFTLALLLIGNVALVVKKVVLCLIAVCISLACAHQIAGLSASGFGQSATAANYLLVCLVGVYFGFGRLLSIVTHGKVEPPGTGLKRKDELKTGQKQECSDAVSVGLVMNLLSASVLACPLLGVVPQLFVGHVPWLWTAGVFQLGMCVLFYRAMDTLAATFYGFTALLRFAEGYSALLSFYKVEPFSPVPFPVVFSVLFFILALFSCQKSLLEGFYQLFFSAYCIAIAAQPRGFFQGGTQGVQAAIFVASAIMLLITAFNMVSTKMIPTGQGYFKALVTRTRGLTLRAHDKELHAPHLGYSKYADAEVLGYACSVLAAFAVTATIGDRNPLSVLVLPWVVVAGGALQLLCGSVAFSRGKTFESTVFIVYGVMWTVWGLTRYGGLYGDTRGFNVAVGIICFMLFNCLVTVAALFLNVAWFVYAFTFQLILISFLLDAVGALPYGYDIGVTIIFGLVSFYCFLAHIFNSTFQTPQIPLGKPLVKLSGVGGGADICPHVPARKASSVQQIAEIMKNGGICGMPTDTVYVLVAACNRPDAVVKAYKVKKQAQDRPMSLWISSIKQLEPVRHLLSPLLLDFMEAAWPSSISMVIPRGPWMDTFGLGEAAKHIGTPQSIAIRNPDCTVATHLINLVGPIAVTSANPTGEADTTHHNQVYAKLGNKVDGVLCDGASPENIASTVVDCTKIETGNIGFFRVGLIPKSKVLQIFEEVQRRHRQGQTNPAFEYDINLPDTQIDRGSGEDNAAESGRGSGSSTPRTNSPDQSPVLRNES
- the LOC121901899 gene encoding glutamine amidotransferase-like class 1 domain-containing protein 3A, mitochondrial, which gives rise to MVKRVAVILSGCGVYDGTEVHEASAVLVHLSRAGAEVKMFAPNVAQMHVVNHCEGKPTEEKRNVLQESARIARGDVTDLAKLDVSAFDAAIIPGGFGVAKNLSDWAVKNKDCTVQPQLEKIIKAFHKAGKPLGMCCISPVLAAKVLPGCELTLGQDKECEKWPYAQTAGAVKTMGCKHVNTDVEQAHVDVKNKLVTTSAFMCNAPIHKVFDGVGAMVRETLGLSH
- the LOC121901902 gene encoding glutamine amidotransferase-like class 1 domain-containing protein 3A, mitochondrial, yielding MVKRVAVILSGCGVYDGTEVHEASAVLVHLSRAGAEVKMFAPNVAQMHVVNHCEGKPTEEKRNVLQESARIARGDVTDLAKLDVSAFDAAIIPGGFGVAKNLSDWAVKNKDCTVQPQLEKIIKAFHKAGKPLGMCCISPVLAAKVLPGCELTLGQDKECEKWPYAQTAGAVKTMGCKHVNTDVEQAHVDVKNKLVTTSAFMCNAPIHKVFDGVGAMVRETLGLSH